A window from Corvus cornix cornix isolate S_Up_H32 chromosome 8, ASM73873v5, whole genome shotgun sequence encodes these proteins:
- the GPX7 gene encoding glutathione peroxidase 7 — MLDPEGSVEHQPASSFPKVLLIPLAMLLAIAALLLLAFSATRQKEPDFYTFKVVNIRGKLVSLEKYRGSVSLVVNVASECGYTDSHYKALQQLQRDLGPYHFNVLAFPCNQFGQQEPDTNKEIESFARKTYGASFPMFSKITVSGAGAIPAFKYLIDSTGEEPTWNFWKYLVDPNGKVVKAWDSTVSVEEIRPHVTELVRKIILKKKDEL, encoded by the exons ATGCTGGACCCGGAGGGCAGTGTGGAGCACCAGcctgcctcctccttccccaaagTCCTCCTCATCCCTCTAGCCATGCTCCTCGCAATTGCAGCGCTCCTGCTCTTAGCCTTTTCCGCTACGCGGCAGAAGGAGCCTGATTTTTACACTTTCAAAGTTGTAAACATCAGGGGCAAGCTTGTGTCTCTGGAGAAGTACAGGGGCTCG gtGTCTCTAGTTGTCAACGTTGCAAGTGAATGTGGGTACACAGACAGCCACTACAAGGCcttacagcagctgcagagagacctgGGCCCGTACCATTTCAATGTGCTGGCATTCCCCTGCAATCAGTTTGGGCAGCAAGAACCAGACACTAACAAAGAAATTGAGAGCTTTGCACGAAAGACTTACGGTGCCTCCTTCCCCATGTTCAGCAAAATCACCGTCAGTGGAGCTGGTGCAATTCCTGCCTTCAAGTACTTAATTG ATTCTACAGGAGAAGAACCAACTTGGAACTTCTGGAAATACCTGGTGGACCCCAATGGGAAAGTAGTAAAGGCCTGGGACTCCACTGTCTCTGTTGAAGAAATAAGACCCCATGTTACAGAACTTGTAAGGAAAATCATCctaaagaagaaagatgaattATGA